In the bacterium SCSIO 12741 genome, CTATTGAAAAATACGGCTGGGATCTTGATTTGCACATTCAAACAACGAGCGTACACTACTCCAATCCTTCTGAATTTCGCTCCGATGTGACCACCAATGTGGGTAAACCTTTTCCGGTAATCGAATACAAGGAATTGTATGAGAGCGAGCCTGCCAAGGCCATTACCAAAATGACCAAAGACATTGAGAAAAACATGAAGGAGCACTATATCCAGATGGATGATAAATCGGATATAGAGCTGTTTGATCAATGGGCCACCATCGCTCGTAGCGAAACCCCATCCTCGGTGGTTCCGTGGAGACAATTAAACAACAAACGATTTGATCGGGAAAAGGCCATAAGCGACAAGCTCAACGACATAAGAGCAAACGACCCGGATTCACTGGAGCCCCTCAAAACTCAGGCTTCCAAGTATTTTGATAGGTTAAAAGGATTAAACCTGCGTGACCGGGATTTGAGCCGTAGCCGTAAAAGCTTAGCTCCAGGCACCTTATTTCTAATTCTTGGACTTCCTTTATTTATCGTTGGCTATTTGCTCAACATTGTTCAATTTACCGTAGCCGATAACAAAGCCAAAAAAGCCAAAGAGGTCATCTTTAAAAATTCCACACGATTGGTTTTCACCATGCTGATGAATTTGGGGGTGGTGTTCATCCTATTCTTAGGCCTATTAATTGCGGGAAACATTTGGATGGCGATTGGCGGTGTGGTGGCATTTTGGTTGCTGGCTTGGTACACGATTAACTACCGCGAGTATTTAAGAGATACCAACTACGCCTTCCGCTACCATTCGGTAAAGGGCAAAAAATCGAAAGAAATGGAAGAGTTGACCCAGGAACGCCAGGCCATTCTTGATCTTATTCCAGGACTCTAACGAATCACGACCTCTTCAATCACTTCTGATCCGGCGAATCCGTTAACCTTTTGAACGATCAAATCTTTTCCGTAGGACAACTCTTGTTTTAGCACCGCTGAGTCCATTTGCAGGTACAATGTTTTTCCACGGATTTCCAGTTTTCGGGTATGACGGCTGATCATTTTGCCCATCAGTTCTTCCCAATGCTGACGAAGATCCACTTCCTGCAAGCGATCATCCAGTTGATATTGTTTCATTAGCTGCTTGAGCAGCGCTTTCATATCATATTGATTTTTCTCGCTCATAATCTTTGATCTGTCCCTTCTCAACTTGCAACAGCTGAAAGGGTTTACCAATACGTTTTAGGATGGGTTCCATTCTTCCCAATTCCGTATCAGTGATGAAAATTTGTCCAAAATCATTACCACTCACCAATTTGACCAAGGCCTCTACCCGATTGGCGTCCAGCTTGTCAAAAATGTCATCGAGCAGCAACAAAGGCATTGTTCCTTTTTTCTGACGGATAAATTCAAATTGCGCCAGTTTTAAAGCCACCAAATAGGTTTTCTGTTGACCTTGTGATCCCATTTTTTTCAAGGGACGATCAGCCAGGGTAAAAGTTAAGTCCTCTTTATGGATACCTTGTGTGGTATACCTCATTTGACGATCCTTATCCAAGGACAATTGCAACAACTCTAATAAGGAATGATCCTTCATTCCAGTAGAATACTCCAGGTTAATACTCTCTCGATCTCCGGAAATAAGGGAATAGAACCGCTGAAAACAAGGAATAAACTCTTGCAAGAAAGATTCCCGGGTTTCATGAATGGGGGCTCCCAATTCCTGTAGCTTTTCATCCCAAATCTGAAGGGCGTCCGCATCAAAGAATCGATTTTCGTAAAATGACTTCAGGAGTGAATTTCGCTGAGTCAAAGCACGCTGGTAGTTCAAAAGGCGATCCAGGTAAAGATGATCAAATTGGGCAATCACTCCATCCATGAACCGTCTACGCACTTCCGAACCTTCCGATATTAATTGACTATCGGAAGGAGAAACCATCACCAGGGGAATTTCTCCAATGTGATCAGCCAGCTTCTCATATTCCTTTTTATTGCGCTTAAACTGCTTCTTCTGCCCTTTTTTAATCCCGCAGAACACCTTCGACTCTTTCCCTTTTTTTTCAAAGGTTCCTTGAATAACAAAGAAGTCTTGATCTATTTTAATATTCTGACTATCAACCGGATTAAAAAAGCTTTTGCAAAAGGCCAGGTAGTAAATGGCATCCAACAAATTCGTCTTCCCCTGCCCATTGTTACCAATGAAACAATTCACATTATCGTTGAGGCTTAATTCTGCCTCCTCGTAATTTTTGAAATTGACCAGGGAAAGGTTTTTGAGAATCATGCTAACTGTATTCGAGGCAAATTTAGAGCCCACTGAGTTAAGATATGAGCATTTAACCGTTTATATTTTTCCCCGTCTTACTAACAAAGGCTGTTGATGATAGGGTAAAAAAAGTATATTTGCAGCTTCAAAAAAATGCCCAATGTCTAAAAAGAATCACGAAGAAAAGGACGAAGTAATTGTTGATATAGGCGGCACCTACAACCAGGTGGAGCAATTTATCGAAAAGAACAAGAACGTCATGGTTGGCGGTCTGGTAGCTATTGCCCTTGTTATCGGTGGCTTCTTTGCCTACAACTCATTTTATCTGGAACCTCTTCAAGAAGAGGCTTCTAACGAAATCTGGAGAGCCCAGCAATATGAGCGCTCTGACTCTTTGGAGCAAGCACTCTATGGAGACGGCATGTACATGGGCTTTGAAGGTATCTCTGATGACTTCGGTGCTACCAACACCGGAAAATTGGCCAACTATCAAATGGGCTTGGTTTACATGAGACAAGGAGAATACCAATTGGCTATCGATGCTATGGATGATTTCAAATCAGACGATGTCATGGCCTCTGCTATCGCTCTTGGCGTTCAGGGAGATGCTTACATGCAATTGGATGATCCTGATATGGCTCTTTCTAAGTACATCGCTGCTGCTCGTCGCAGTCCTAACAACTTTACCACTCCTATCTTCTTGAAGAAAGCTGGAGAAGTTGCCGAGGCCTTGGGAGACTACAGCCAGGCGGTTAGTCTTTACGAGGAAATCGAAAAAGACTACAAAGACACTCAGGAAGGTAAATCCATCGAGAAATTCTTGTACCGCGCCAAGACTCGTGCGGCAAACAACGGCTAAGCCCTATGGCTACGGCACTCAAAAACCTTTCGGATTACGATCCTCAATCTGTACCTAATGCTTCTGGCATGAAGTTCGGTGTGGTGGTTTCAGAATGGAATCAAAACATCACTTTTGCCTTGGCTAAAGGCGCAGTAGACACACTCCTTAATTGCGGAGCCAAAGAAGAAAACATTCTTCAGCATTTCGTACCTGGCAGTTTTGAACTACCCTTGGGAGCTCAATGGATGCTTGAACAAACAGATGTGGATGCGGTAATCTGCATTGGAAGCGTTATCCGTGGCGAAACAGAACACTTCACCTTTGTTTGTGAAGCTACTTCTCAAGGCGTTAAAGACGTTTCCCTCAAATACGGAAAACCTGTCATTTTCGGAGTTCTTACCGACGATACCCTTCAACAATCCATCGATCGCTCCGGCGGTAAACATGGAAACAAAGGCGATGAAGCTGCCATCACAGCCATTAAGATGGCGGCGTTGAAAGCTAGCCTTTAACAATTTCGAATTCTGAATTCTGAATTTTGATTTGCTCCTTAGAGCATTCTTGACTTGGATTAATAATGGACTAATATTTCCGAGCCGATCTCAAATAGGGAGGTGGAACATCTTTCCAGATGTTATAATTTTCAAATTTCCAACCCGGCAATATCGGATCTAAATTCCAACTCCTCTACCCTCTTTTCGGGCTGCGTCCTTCCAAAATGGCGGCGATGTCTGGACGAAAATACTGATCGCTTTTCATCACTTTTCCATCTTCCCGATAAATCGGTTCTCCATTCGCATCCAACTTGGATAAATTGCTTTGCTGGATCTCATGATACACTTCTTCGATCTTGTGCTGCAATCCGTGAGTAATGATTGTTCCACACAAGATGTAAAGCATATCTCCCAAGGCATCAGCCACTTCCACAAGGTCACCCGATTTTGCAGCTTGAAGGTATTCCTCATTTTCCTCGGCCATCAATTTGTGTCTCAAATCAATGATCGATTCTTTTAAATCCACGGTAGGCGTTTCTGAATAACCCACTCGAAATGATTCGTGAAAGGTTTTAACGTATTCAATTGTCTCCTGAAGGCTTAATGGACTTTTCATTTTAATTTTTTTTAACATCGGGAAGCCGCTAAAATAGGGCGTTTTGGCACATTTTCGAGTCTCTGATGCTTAACTTTAATTAACAGCGGAATAATTAGCAAACCCTTGTCAAATAAGGACTTTTGTAGTGCAGACACCCCCATATTGTTAAAAGAAAAAATATGAGTGAAATTCAGTCCCCGGTAACGTCGTCTGAATCGACCGACATTCGAGCGATAAACGAGAAAATTCAACAAGAAAGTTCCTTCGTGGATTTGATCCACATGGAAATGTCCAAAGTCATTGTTGGGCAAAGTCACATGGTAGAAAGCCTCCTTATCGGGTTGCTATCCGATGGACACATCCTGTTGGAAGGAGTACCAGGGCTGGCCAAAACCTTAGCCATTAATTCACTTTCTCAAACGGTGGATGCCGAATTTAGCCGTATCCAGTTTACACCGGACTTGCTACCGGCTGACGTTTTGGGAACCCAGATATACAGCCAAAAGAACGAAGAGTTTACGGTTAAAAAAGGGCCTATCTTCGCCAATTTCATTTTGGCGGATGAGATTAACCGAGCCCCGGCTAAAGTGCAGTCTGCCCTTTTAGAGGCCATGCAGGAACGTCAAGTTACCATTGGTGAAGAAACATTTAAACTGCCTGGTCCATTTCTGGTGATGGCTACCCAAAACCCGGTAGAGCAAGAAGGAACTTATCCTCTTCCAGAAGCCCAGGTTGACCGTTTTATGTTGAAGGTCGTTCTGGATTATCCGAAGAAGGAAGAAGAAAAGCTAATTATCCGTCACAACCTTTCCAAAGCAGGAATGGCACGTCCAAATACGATTCTGAAACCAGAAGACATCGAACGGGCCAAGCAGATTGTGAAGGAAGTCTACCTGGATGAAAAAATTGAGCAATACGTGGTCGACATTGTATTCGCTACTCGTAACCCCGGAGCTTATGGCATGAGCAACTTCGATTCGCTCATCAGTTTTGGTGGGTCGCCACGTGCCAGCATTAGTTTGGCTAAGGCAGCCAAAGCTTACGCTTTCATTAAGCGCCGTGGTTATGTAATTCCTGAAGATGTGAGAGCCGTTTGCCACGACGTATTGCGCCATCGAATTGGCCTATCATACGAAGCGGAGGCAGAAAACATCACCAGTGAAGATATTATCACCGAGATTCTAAACCGGGTTGAGATTCCTTAATCCACCCGATTTTAATAAAGGCAAAACCTGGTAAATTATTAAGTCTGCATCCGCAATGGATACAACGGAGCTATTAAAAAAAGTCAGAAAAATTGAGATCAAAACACGTGGTCTCACCTCGCAGTTGTTTGCTGGAGAATACCACTCGGCATTCAAAGGCTCGGGTATGGCTTTTAGCGAAGTGCGGGAATACAACCGTGGCGATGAGATCCGTAAAATTGACTGGAACGTAACGGCTCGTTTTAATCACCCTTTCATCAAAATATTTGAAGAAGAACGTGAGCTAACGGTTATGCTCTTGGTGGATGTTTCGGGTTCCGAACAATTTGGAACCCAAACGCAATTGAAACGAGAGCTAATCACTGAAATGTGTGCCGTACTCTCCTTCTCTGCCATTCAAAACAACGACAAGATTGGAGTCATTTTCTTCAGCGACAAAATCGAGAAGTTTATTCCTCCCAAAAAAGGAAAAAGCCATATCCTTCGAATCATTCGAGAGCTTTTGACCTTTGAGCCTGAAAGCAAAGGCACCAATATTTCTGAAGCCTTGCGCTACCTTACCCAGGCCATTAAGAAAAAGAGTACGGTATTCTTACTATCCGACTTTTTGGACAAAGACTACGAACACGCTCTCAAAATCGCGAATCGGAAACACGATCTCATTAGCCTTCGCATTTATGACCGTTGGTTTTATGAGTTGCCGGATTTAGGAGCTATTCCCCTACTCGATCGGGAGAGCGGACAGATAAAACTCGTGGACACTTCCAGCAAAAAAGTCCGTCAACGATACGAACAGGAAAATCAGGAATGGACCGAGGCTTTGGAAGAACAGTTTAAGCGGGCTGGAATTGACTTTACCCATATCGGAACGCATGAATCCTATGTTAAACCCCTTATGACCCTTTTCAAAAAGAGAGAGGGCAGACGATGAGCAGCCGATTTCTACATAGCGGACTCCTTTTCACCTTGCTCCTATGGGCCAGTGGAGTATTTGCACAACAAGCGAGCTTAGAAGTCAAACTGGATACTGGGCTCATTGCTATTGGCGAGCAAATTCAGTTGACTCTTGATATTCGAGCTCCCAAAGATGCTCGTGTAGAATGGCCTGAATGGAAAGACACCCTGGTAGGAAAAATTGAGATTCTCGAAGCTTCCAACCCAGATACGGTTTACAACGCAGGATTAAAAACCGTGACACAGCAATTGACCTTAACCGGCTTTGATTCTGGCCTTTTTGTCGTTCCTCCTGTTGTCGCATTTGTTGATGATATTGCTGTAAAATCGCGTCCTTTTTTGATTCAAGTAGTTACTTATCAAATTGATACCATCAAAGGGATCAACGACATCAAACGAGTGCAAGAAGCTGATTTTGGTTGGCGCGATGCACTTGAAGTTTTTTGGCCAGTTGGAGTGGCCTTGGTTGGTTTAGGGGTAATTGGATTTATCATGGTATGGCTGGGTCGTCACCGCAAAAGAAAAGTGGTGGTGAAGGAAAAGCCCAAGGTTATTCCACATGCCCATGCCCTGCGCCGATTAGAAGAATTGCAGCAACAACAGCTCTGGCAAAGTGGTCAGGTGAAAGAATACCATGCCTCATTTTCTGAGATTATACGGGAATACATCGAGAATCAATTTGGAATTCTCGCCTTGGAGCAAACCACCGATGAAATCATGCAACAATTGAGGGTAGTGAATATAGACCCATTACTCAAAGAAGAATTGCAGCGCCAGTTGATGCTATCCGATTTGGTCAAATTTGCCAAGCATCTTCCCTTACCTGTTGAGAACGAACGTATCCTCCGTTTTTCCTTTCAGTTTGTAGAACAGACGATTCCCAACGAAAAAGAAGAGGAAAAAGTGGCTGAACCTGAATCAGAAGGAGGTAAGTCATGAGCGGAATAGACTTAGCAAACATCCACTGGCTGTGGGCATTAGGACTTATCCCCCTACTCGCACTTTACTACTTTTGGCGCAATCCGAATAACCGGGCGACGGTATCCGTACCCACCTTTGGATCGCTGGCTAATTCAGGTTTCTCCCTCAAAGAATGGACCTATCATGGCCTTATCGTCTTTAGACTAATTGCTTTGGGTTTAATCATCTTCGTACTGGCCCGCCCCCAATCCTCCTCCTCCTGGGAAGATGTGAACACGGAAGGAATCGACATTGTGGTTTGCCTGGATATCTCAGGTAGTATGTTGGCCGAAGATTTTGAGCCCAATAGATTGGAAGCTTCCAAAGAAGTAGCTAAAGAGTTCATTGAAGGTCGACCTAATGACCGTATTGGTTTAGTGGTGTATGCAGGCGAAAGCTTTACCCAGTGTCCTTTAACCACAGATCATACCGTGGTCAAAAATCTATTTCAGGAGGTTCAGTTTGGCCAAATTCAAGACGGAACCGCTATCGGAATGGGATTGGCTACAGCGGTTAATCGACTAAAGAAGAGCGATGCAAAAAGTAAGGTAATCATCCTGCTAACGGATGGTCAAAATACCACAGGAGCCATTTCTCCAGTCACAGCAGCCGACATTGCCAAAACCTATGGAATTCGGGTCTACACCATTGGTGTTGGAACGAATGGTCAAGCTCCATTTCCCGTCGAAACTCCATTTGGCCGCCAGTACCGCCACATGGATGTTAAAATTGATGAAGAAACCCTGACCTCTATTGCCGACCTCACCGATGGACAGTACTTTCGTGCCACAGACAACGATAAGCTGGCCGAAGTGTATCGGGAGATCGATAAACTGGAAAAATCAAAAACAGAAGTCACCGAATACCGTAAGAAAGCGGAAGAGTTTTTCCCCTATCTGTTGGCAGCTGTTTTGTTGTTGGGATTGGAATATTTAATTAGAAACACCTACTTAAGGGCTCTGGTATAACAATGTATCGCTTAGAAAATCCGGATTGGTTGTGGGCGCTGGCAGCGCTTCCCGTGTTTGCTGTGCTTTACCTGGCGTATGAGCGTTGGAGAAAGCAAAAGCTACGCAAGGCCATGGATGCTCATCTGGTGGAACACCTTATTCCTCTGATGCCCAAGCATAAGTTAATGACCAAGTTTCTCTTGTTTTCGGCTGCTTTTTTCTTTTTGGTTATTGGCTTGGCCAATCCTCAAATTGGTTCGAAGTTGGAAGAAGTAAAACGAGAAGGTATTGACCTGATTATAGCCATTGACCTTTCCAACAGTATGCTGGCGGAAGACTTGAGCCCAAACAGACTGGATAGAGCCAAAATGGCCGTGATCCAACTCATGGACCAACTTCATAGCGATCGTATCGGATTGGTCGTTTTTGGAGGAACGGCTTACACTCAAATTCCGCTAACAACGGACTATTCTGCCGCCAAAATGATGCTGAAGACCTTATCCACTGATGACATTCCCACTCAGGGCACAGCTATTGGTGCGGCGATAAACCAAGCCGTTAAGGGATTTGATAGCCAGAGTAAGGCCGGAAAAGCCGTTGTGGTTATCACCGATGGAGAGAATCACGAAGACGATGCCGAATCCGCAGCCAGGGCTGCAGCCGAACAAGATATTAAGGTATTTACAGTAGGAATGGGTTCGGTGAGTGGTCAGCCCATCCCCTTGTACAAAAACGGTCGTCGATTAGGTTACCGCAAAGATCGCGAAGGAAACAGCATTGTAACCCGGTTAAATGAACCCATGCTGCAGCAAATTGCAGCGGCGGGTAACGGTACCTATATTCACGCCACCAATGCTGATGCTGGATTGGATCGGGTGTTTGAAGAACTAAATAGCCTGGAAACGGCTGAATACGGCACCAAATCTTTTACCGATTATGAAGATCGTTTTCAGTATTTCGTAGCCACGGGCTTACTCCTGCTGTTGATTGAATTTTTTGTTAGCGATAAACGAAATCAGTGGTTAAAAGATTTAAAGCTATTTGAAGCCAAGAGCAAACTATGAAATGGTCCTTATCCCATATCACTTTGGTTTTTGTTCTCCCCATAGGGGCCTGGGCTCAGAATGCGAATCTGAATGTATATCTCGGTAATCGCATTTATGAAACCGGAAACTTTGGAGCAGCTGAAAAACTGTACCTCGATGCTTTAACCACAGACGTGAATAATAATCAAGCTCAATTCAATCTGGGTAATTCCTACTTTCGCCAGGACAAAAAAGACGAGGCAGAGAAGGTTTTCAGAAAAATGGCTTACAACGAAGAATTGACGGATACACTGAGGGCAAAGGCCTTTCATAACTTGGGCAACATCTTTCTGACTCAAAAAGAGCCTAAAATTGAAGAAGCCATTGAAGCCTACAAAAGCTCATTGCGACTAAATCCAAAAGACAACGAAACACGCTACAACCTGGCAGTAGCCCAAAAATTGCTGGACGCTCAACCTCCTCAAGAACAGCAGCAAAATCAAGATCAACAAAACCAGGATCAGCAGAACCAGGATCAGCAAAATCAAGACCAGCAGGATCAGGAAAATCAGGACCAACAAAACCAAGAGAATAAATCCGATAAGGAGAAGGAAAATCAAGATCAGGAAAACTCTGACAAATCGGAAGGAGATAAGAATAAGGACGAACAAAAAGACGAACCTCAAAATGGCGAAGGGCAAGAGCCTAAAATGTCAAAAGAGGATGCTGAACGACTGCTCGAAATGATGGAAAACGAAGAAGAGCAAGTTCAGGACAAACTGAAAAAGAAGAAAGTAAAGGTTAAGCAAAACTCCATTGAAAAAGACTGGTAAATGCCGATTTTACTAAAACATATCACTTACTTGTTCTTGATCCTGGGATGCACCCAATTGGGATGGGCTCAAACATTTACAACCACCGTTAGTAGTAGCAAGGTCGGTGTTGGTAAACAGTTTAAGCTTACATACACCCTTGACAGACAGGGAACCAATTTCAGAGCTCCAGCGCTAAAGAATTTCCGAGTTTTGAGTGGGCCGAATCAAGCCCATAACATGTCGGTATACAATGGACAAATGACCCAAACGCTGTCTGTCTCCTATGTATTGGCCCCTATTAAAGTGGGAACTTATACTATTCCTGGAGCCGAGATAACCGCCGATGGTAAGAAAGTAAAGGCTAACAGTGTAAAAGTACAAGTCGTAAAGGGCGCGCCTAAATCGCAGGAAGCAGGTGCCAATGAAAAGGCTCAGCTGCAAGAAATAAAGGACAACGTTTTCATCCGATTGGTGGCCAACAAAACCAAGTTGTATCAAGGGGAACACCTGGTGGCTACTTACAAAATATACACCCGGGCGTCTATCGTTGATTACTCACAAGATCAGGTTCCGGCCTTTAATGGGTTTTATACCCAGGAAATTGAATCTCAACAGCACGGATCTCTTCGTCCAGAAGTATACAAAGGGGTGCGTTACAATGCGGCAGTCCTGAGGCAAGTATTGCTATCTCCCCAACGTACGGGAAAGTTGACCTTGGATCCATACAGCATGAACATGGTGATTCGGGTACGCGAAAACCGACGTCCTCAATCCGTTTACGATCAGTTCTTCGGTTCTTTTAAAGATATCCCTTACAAAGCCGTTAGTAACACCGTAGATATTGAAGTGCTGCCCCTCCCCTCTGCTGGCAAACCAGCCGACTTCTCGGGAGCCGTGGGTCATTACATTTTCTCGGCAAATTTGGATAAAACCGAGGTTGAAGCCAATGAAGCCATTAATTTGAAAGTGACCATTTCCGGGAAAGGAAATATCAAACTTTTAAAGAAGCCTGAGATCTCCTTCCCTACTGATTTTGAGGTATATGATCCCAAAATTAATACCCAGGCCAAAACTTCTGCCAACGGCACACAGGGAACCAAGACTTTTGAATACCTGATTATACCCCGTCATGCCGGAGAGTTTAAAATACCGGCGATCGCCTTCAACTACTTTGATCCCAAAACGGGTAAATATGTGAAATCGGGTTCTGAAGAATTTACGGTAAAAGTGAATCGGGGTTCAGGAGACGCTGGACAGGCCTCCGCTTATCAACCGGTGAGCAAAAAAGATGTAACCCTCCTGGGACAGGATATTCGCTACATCAAAGTTGGCTCAGGCAAGCTTAAAGAGCAAGATCAATTTTTCGTTGGATCGGCACTCTATTACCTGCTACTACTTATTCCTTCTGTGTTGTTTATGCTTCTCTTGGTGGTAAGACGAAGACTTCGCGAACAGCAAGCTGACGCCGTTGGAATGCGAAGAAAACGTGCTACACGAGTGGCCGAGAAAAGATTGGCACAAGCCAAAAAACATTTGGACGCCAGCGAGAAGAACGCTTTTTACGAAGAGGTTTTCCGATCGCTCTACGGTTACCTGTCCGATAAATTCTCGATTTCCCTATCCGAACTGAACAAAGACAAACTCAAAGAAGTATTGCTGGCTCAAGGTTTTGAGGAAGCCGGAATAAACGAACTATTTGGCCTTTTAGACAATTGCGAAATGGCACGTTATGCTCCTGTTGCCCACATTCAGGAACAACAGGTTTATGAAGAAGCTACACGGTTTATTAATCAAATTGAAGGAGGTAAAAGATGAGAATAATCGCACTCACCTTAGGAATAATTGCCGGACTTCAATTTACCGGATGGGCGCTGGAAGACAACGCTGCTCGATATGACAACCTCTTTCAAATGGCTAATGAGGCCTACGAGCAAGGAGAATACGACACAGCTGTGAGTTTGTATTCGCAAGTGGTTAATGCCGGCTATTCCTCCGCTCGATTGTACTACAATTTGGGTAACGCATTTTTTAAAAGTGAACAATTGGCCCCGGCCATTTTGTACTATGAAAAAGCCGCAAAATTAGCGCCTGCCGATGGTGATATCCGATTCAATTTGGAAATGGCCAACAGCCAGATTTACGACAAAATTGAGTCCGTACCGACTCCATTTCTGGAACAATCGTGGAGTTTTTTCCGCAATTTGCTTTCCGCTCGAGGCTGGGGAGTACTCACATTAATCTGTTTTACCGGATTTTTGGCACTCTTAGCCTTCTACTTAATTACCCCTGGAGTAAGCTTAAAACGGATTTCCTTTTTTGGCTTCATGGTACTTCTTTTCCTTGCTATCATTGGGTTTGTAGCAGGTCAATCAGCTCGAAACTACATCCTGTCTAAAGATCAGGCCATTGTATTTTCACCCTCTCTCAATGTAAAAGCAGAACCTAAGAACAGTTCCGCCGATTTGTTTGTTATTCATGAAGGAACAAAAGTGTCCGTTTTGGAGCAAAATATTAGCTGGAGTCGTGTAGCTTTGCCGAACGGAAATGAGGGGTGGGTACCAACCGATGAAATAGAACCTTTTTAGGTGCGCTTTTGCACGCTGGAAGACCATCTGTCTCATCGTTTTTTGTTAACTTACAAAGCAGAATATGTTGAAAATGTTGAACGATATAAAAGAGATCCGAATTGAAAAAACCAACCAAACTCGTATCGGAGAATTTGATGAAAACAATCTGAAATTTGGACGAGAGTTTACCGATCATATGTTCGTTGCCGATTACCACGATGGTGAATGGCAGGACGCTCGAATCATACCTTACCAAAACCTAAGTTTAAGCCCAGCTACCTCATTTATCCATTACGGACAATCCATTTTTGAAGGCCTTAAGGCTCATAAATCCGAGAATGGAGAAATTCTGGTTTTTCGCCCAGATGCGAACTGGAAAAGAATGAACGAATCCGCACATCGCATGTGCATGGCTCAACTACCACGTGAGTTGTTTATGGATTCCATCATCAAGTTATTGCAATTGGATAGCGCCTGGATGCCTTCAGCTAAAGGGACATCGATGTATATCCGTCCATTTATGTTTGCTACCGAACCCTTTCTTGGGGTTAAGCCTTCTCCTTCTTACCGTTTTATGGTGATTCTCTCTCCTTCTGGTTCCTACTACTCAGAGCCTGTTCGGGTAAAAATTGAGAAGCACTATGCACGTGCTATGGAAGGTGGTGTTGGTAGTGCCAAAACCTCTGGAAATTACGCAGCTTCCCTCTACCCTGCTCTACAAGGCATGAAAGAAGGTTACGATCAACTGATCTGGACCGACGCCAAGGATCATGAGCGTATTGAAGAGGCTGGAACGATGAACATCATGTTTGTTGTAGATGGCAAGGTAATCACACCTAAGCCCTCCACTTCTATCCTGGATGGAATTACCCGTCAAAGTGTGGTTCAAATTGCCCGTGACTGGGGATATGAAGTAGAACAACGCACCATTTACGTTAAGGAAATCTTAGAGGCCATTCAAAATGGAACCCTAACGGAAGCCTTTGGTGTAGGTACGGCTGCCACGATTGCCCCTATCAAAACCATAGGAATCGATGGTGTGGATTATGATCTTAATCCGGTAGACAACCGTCCTTTCTCTCAAAAAATGGGCGCTTACCTATCTGACTATAAGCACGGCAAAGTGGACGATGAG is a window encoding:
- a CDS encoding branched-chain amino acid aminotransferase; its protein translation is MLNDIKEIRIEKTNQTRIGEFDENNLKFGREFTDHMFVADYHDGEWQDARIIPYQNLSLSPATSFIHYGQSIFEGLKAHKSENGEILVFRPDANWKRMNESAHRMCMAQLPRELFMDSIIKLLQLDSAWMPSAKGTSMYIRPFMFATEPFLGVKPSPSYRFMVILSPSGSYYSEPVRVKIEKHYARAMEGGVGSAKTSGNYAASLYPALQGMKEGYDQLIWTDAKDHERIEEAGTMNIMFVVDGKVITPKPSTSILDGITRQSVVQIARDWGYEVEQRTIYVKEILEAIQNGTLTEAFGVGTAATIAPIKTIGIDGVDYDLNPVDNRPFSQKMGAYLSDYKHGKVDDEYHWLVRV
- a CDS encoding tetratricopeptide repeat protein, which encodes MRIIALTLGIIAGLQFTGWALEDNAARYDNLFQMANEAYEQGEYDTAVSLYSQVVNAGYSSARLYYNLGNAFFKSEQLAPAILYYEKAAKLAPADGDIRFNLEMANSQIYDKIESVPTPFLEQSWSFFRNLLSARGWGVLTLICFTGFLALLAFYLITPGVSLKRISFFGFMVLLFLAIIGFVAGQSARNYILSKDQAIVFSPSLNVKAEPKNSSADLFVIHEGTKVSVLEQNISWSRVALPNGNEGWVPTDEIEPF